In Armatimonadota bacterium, the following proteins share a genomic window:
- a CDS encoding DUF2130 domain-containing protein, which produces MPTENTIKCPECGFEIPLTETLAGPLLERAKAESQKLVDAERRKAEAAEAALAKGQAEIATERANLEKDVAEKLAAKRPEYEATIRQAVKAEMAADVKSKEQENEQLRASLKESQNAQLEAIKAKNEAEQKAATVDLEVAKRVAAETATIQADATKTAHEAEKLNQAALQKKLDEALSQVETMKRKIEQGSQQAQGELAEATLQEQLSAAFPWDAIEEVPTGTRGADILQRVMVGPEAAAGSILWESKNTQNWGGDWLTTAKRNQRSVKADLVVIVSRALPKGVQQIDCCEDVWVVSPSHAISIAKALRTGIVETANARRTAEGRKTNAENAYDYLMGPEFTARIKGIGEPFRQMEVSLARERDYMTSKWSERQKLIELVREAAFGMHGDIEALLGKPILGFEAIEALALVAGPIATEEVSQ; this is translated from the coding sequence ATGCCAACCGAAAACACCATCAAATGTCCTGAGTGCGGATTCGAGATCCCGCTCACCGAAACCCTTGCCGGACCGCTTTTGGAGCGGGCCAAAGCCGAATCCCAGAAGCTGGTAGACGCCGAACGGCGCAAAGCTGAGGCTGCAGAGGCCGCCTTGGCGAAGGGCCAAGCCGAGATCGCAACAGAACGCGCCAACCTGGAGAAGGACGTTGCCGAGAAGCTGGCAGCTAAGCGCCCCGAGTACGAAGCCACGATCAGGCAAGCCGTCAAGGCAGAGATGGCCGCGGACGTAAAGTCCAAGGAACAAGAGAACGAGCAGCTTCGCGCCAGCCTGAAAGAGTCGCAAAACGCCCAGCTTGAAGCGATCAAGGCCAAGAACGAAGCGGAGCAGAAGGCCGCTACCGTGGACTTGGAGGTCGCCAAGCGGGTTGCCGCCGAGACGGCGACAATCCAAGCGGACGCCACCAAGACCGCACACGAGGCGGAGAAGCTCAATCAGGCCGCGCTTCAGAAGAAGCTGGACGAAGCCCTTTCGCAGGTGGAAACCATGAAGCGCAAGATCGAGCAAGGCTCGCAGCAAGCGCAAGGCGAGCTCGCTGAAGCCACGTTGCAAGAACAGCTGTCGGCGGCGTTCCCATGGGACGCCATCGAAGAGGTCCCAACCGGTACCCGAGGGGCGGACATCCTTCAGAGAGTGATGGTCGGTCCCGAAGCGGCCGCAGGCTCAATTCTCTGGGAGAGCAAGAACACCCAGAACTGGGGTGGCGATTGGCTCACGACTGCAAAGCGCAACCAACGAAGCGTCAAAGCAGACCTGGTTGTGATCGTGTCCCGCGCCCTGCCCAAGGGGGTCCAACAGATCGACTGCTGCGAGGACGTATGGGTTGTGAGTCCCTCTCATGCCATCTCCATCGCCAAAGCCCTTCGAACGGGAATCGTGGAGACGGCAAACGCTCGAAGGACCGCCGAGGGGCGAAAGACGAACGCGGAGAACGCCTACGACTACCTCATGGGCCCTGAGTTCACAGCCCGGATCAAGGGGATCGGGGAACCGTTCAGGCAGATGGAGGTCTCGCTCGCACGCGAGCGGGACTACATGACCTCGAAATGGAGTGAGCGGCAGAAGCTCATCGAACTCGTCCGCGAAGCAGCGTTTGGGATGCACGGAGACATCGAGGCCCTGCTTGGCAAGCCGATTCTCGGCTTCGAGGCCATAGAAGCTCTCGCGCTTGTCGCAGGGCCCATCGCCACCGAGGAGGTGTCCCAGTGA